From a single Drosophila sulfurigaster albostrigata strain 15112-1811.04 chromosome 3, ASM2355843v2, whole genome shotgun sequence genomic region:
- the LOC133841944 gene encoding 85/88 kDa calcium-independent phospholipase A2 isoform X2, producing MFNVLQRLLGGDVPPNKVVEIKSESLGTLQVLARDDSMVLFAPPFNSNDKRAVYEIILQRPTSDSNTTSFSLFRSPVQSDAEEKFNTFMQRLPVFVGIVKEYYNVNGLQKVCDALSENPSWTLAHLVAYFNLLEYISNPKVVQCIDVADHTTLMSPFQLAIKQGHIEMVKVLLPFSKMEHLDINSNSVFHYAASTTKEIINLLTDNNTVNLNHLNSDGYTPLHLACVTDKPDNVKALLLAGADVNLNAKNISKLYKTSTPTSVASFLRTNASKLYTQDMKYGGTPLHWCSSRETLHALIMEGCDVNATNFDGRTALHVMVARNRFECVVTLLAHDADIDVLDTEGNAALHIAIEKKLVPIVQCLVVFGCDINLKNKDGKTPRHMVGNDASGNKEDEILYILHSVGAKRCSNSSSKCPPGCNAKGTYNGIPPEAPESVEQREHIENMLATTSRQVVSGFLGAAANGLLDKQQPPPQMPVVVDTEKEQKGQSIMDALLGMFTTKVNAEEKDNSSGSLASATATPPSGAASPEQLPSPSSPIAAEVGDKPYGRGRLLCLDGGGIRGLVLVQMLLEVEKLSRTPIIHMFDWIAGTSTGGILALGLGCGKTMRQCMGLYLRMKEQCFVGSRPYNSEYFEAILKDNLGEFNVMTDIKHPKIMVTGVMADRKPVDLHLFRNYTSASDILGIVTSISNRRIPPPQPEDQLVWRAARATGAAPSYFRAFGRFLDGGLIANNPTLDAMTEIHEYNMALRSAGRESEAVPVSVVVSLGTGHIPVTELKDIDVFRPESIWDTAKLAYGISTIGNLLVDQATCSDGRVVDRARAWCSTIGIPYYRFNPQLSEDIAMDEKDDQKLINMLWHTKAYMHNNRNKIIEMINFLK from the exons ATGTTTAATG TTCTACAGCGCCTGCTGGGTGGCGATGTGCCACCAAATAAAGTTGTCGAGATCAAGAGCGAATCCCTGGGCACACTTCAGGTGCTCGCTCGCGATGATTCCATGGTCCTGTTTGCTCCACCCTTCAACAGCAATGACAAGCGTGCCGTCTATGAGATCATACTGCAACGTCCCACCTCCGATTCAAATACCACGTCCTTCAGTCTGTTTCGTTCGCCAGTTCAATCGGATGCCGAAGAGAAATTCAATACGTTCATGCAGCGGCTGCCCGTTTTTGTGGGCATCGTTAAGGAG TATTATAATGTGAATGGCTTGCAAAAGGTTTGCGATGCACTCTCGGAGAATCCCTCCTGGACGCTGGCCCATCTAGTTGCCTACTTCAATCTGCTGGAATACATCAGCAATCCGAAAGTGGTGCAGTGCATTGATGTAGCGGATCACACAACGCTCATGTCGCCATTTCAATTGGCCATCAAGCAGGGACACATTGAGATGGTCAAAGTGCTGCTGCCGTTCAGCAAAATGGAACACTTGGacatcaacagcaactcgGTGTTTCATTATGCAGCCAGCACAACCAAAGAGATTATTAAT CTGCTCACCGACAATAATACCGTTAACCTGAACCACCTCAATTCGGATGGCTACACGCCGCTGCACCTGGCATGCGTCACCGACAAGCCGGATAATGTGAAGGCGCTGCTGCTAGCCGGCGCCGATGTCAATCTGAATGCCAAGAACATTAGTAAACTGTATAAAACATCAACGCCCACATCGGTGGCCTCCTTCTTGCGCACCAATGCCAGCAAACTCTACACGCAGGATATGAAGTACGGTGGCACACCGTTGCATTGGTGCTCTTCCCGGGAAACGTTGCATGCTCTGATCATGGAGGGTTGCGATGTCAATGCCACAAATTTCGATGGACGCACTGCATTGCATGTGATGGTGGCACGCAATCGTTTCGAGTGCGTCGTCACGTTGCTTGCCCACGATGCGGATATTGATGTATTGGACACGGAAGGCAATGCTGCGTTGCATATTGCCATTGAGAAGAAACTGGTGCCAATTGTGCAGTGTCTTGTGGTTTTTGGCTGTGACATTAATCTAAAGAACAAAGATGGCAAAACACCTCGTCACATGGTAGGCAACGATGCCAGTGGCAACAAAGAGGATGAAATATTGTACATATTGCATTCGGTGGGTGCCAAACGCTGCTCGAACAGCAGCTCCAAATGTCCGCCTGGCTGCAATGCCAAGGGCACCTACAATGGCATACCGCCGGAGGCGCCGGAATCTGTGGAACAACGTGAGCACATTGAAAACATGTTGGCGACAACCAGTCGTCAAGTGGTCAGCGGTTTCCTCGGCGCAGCAGCGAATGGTTTACTGGACAAGCAACAGCCACCACCACA AATGCCCGTTGTCGTGGACACGGAGAAGGAACAAAAGGGTCAGAGCATCATGGACGCTTTGCTGGGCATGTTTACCACCAAAGTGAATGCGGAGGAGAAGGACAACTCATCGGGCAGTTTAGCCAGTGCCACAGCGACGCCACCCTCTGGCGCTGCCAGCCCCGAACAATTGCCTTCGCCCTCATCCCCAATAGCCGCCGAGGTGGGCGACAAGCCTTATGGTCGTGGTCGTCTGCTGTGCTTGGATGGCGGCGGCATTCGTGGCCTGGTCTTGGTGCAAATGCTGCTGGAGGTGGAGAAACTCTCGCGCACACCCATCATCCATATGTTTGACTGGATTGCCGGCACCAGCACTGGAGGCATTCTGGCCTTGGGACTTGGTTGCGGCAAGACGATGCGACAGTGCATGGGATTGTATTTGCGCATGAAGGAGCAATGCTTTGTAGGCTCGCGTCCCTACAATAGCGAATACTTTGAGGCGATACTTAAAGATAATCTCGGCGAGTTCAATGTGATGACGGATATTAAACATCCCAAGATCATGGTCACAGGCGTCATGGCCGATCGCAAACCCGTCGATCTGCATCTGTTTCGCAATTACACGAGTGCCAGCGACATTCTGGGCATTGTGACTTCCATAA GCAACCGTCGCATACCGCCACCACAACCGGAAGATCAGCTGGTGTGGCGTGCTGCACGTGCCACGGGAGCAGCTCCCTCGTATTTCCGTGCATTTGGTCGGTTCCTGGATGGCGGTTTGATTGCCAACAATCCCACGCTGGATGCCATGACTGAAATACATGAATATAATATGGCGTTGCGTAGTGCGGGTCGCGAATCGGAGGCTGTGCCTGTTTCCGTGGTGGTTTCATTGGGCACCGGTCATATACCGGTGACCGAACTCAAGGACATCGATGTGTTCCGGCCAGAGAGTATCTGGGATACCGCCAAGTTAGCCTACGGCATTTCAACAATTG GCAATCTGCTTGTGGATCAAGCCACCTGCTCCGATGGTCGTGTCGTGGATCGTGCACGCGCCTGGTGCAGCACCATTGGCATCCCCTACTATCGTTTCAATCCTCAACTGAGCGAGGACATTGCCATGGACGAAAAGGACGATCAGAAGCTGATCAATATGCTGTGGCACACCAAGGCGTATATGCACAATAATCGCAACAAAATCATCGAGATGATTAATTTCCTGAAATAG
- the LOC133841944 gene encoding 85/88 kDa calcium-independent phospholipase A2 isoform X1 produces MSWLAFGAFASGFVLQRLLGGDVPPNKVVEIKSESLGTLQVLARDDSMVLFAPPFNSNDKRAVYEIILQRPTSDSNTTSFSLFRSPVQSDAEEKFNTFMQRLPVFVGIVKEYYNVNGLQKVCDALSENPSWTLAHLVAYFNLLEYISNPKVVQCIDVADHTTLMSPFQLAIKQGHIEMVKVLLPFSKMEHLDINSNSVFHYAASTTKEIINLLTDNNTVNLNHLNSDGYTPLHLACVTDKPDNVKALLLAGADVNLNAKNISKLYKTSTPTSVASFLRTNASKLYTQDMKYGGTPLHWCSSRETLHALIMEGCDVNATNFDGRTALHVMVARNRFECVVTLLAHDADIDVLDTEGNAALHIAIEKKLVPIVQCLVVFGCDINLKNKDGKTPRHMVGNDASGNKEDEILYILHSVGAKRCSNSSSKCPPGCNAKGTYNGIPPEAPESVEQREHIENMLATTSRQVVSGFLGAAANGLLDKQQPPPQMPVVVDTEKEQKGQSIMDALLGMFTTKVNAEEKDNSSGSLASATATPPSGAASPEQLPSPSSPIAAEVGDKPYGRGRLLCLDGGGIRGLVLVQMLLEVEKLSRTPIIHMFDWIAGTSTGGILALGLGCGKTMRQCMGLYLRMKEQCFVGSRPYNSEYFEAILKDNLGEFNVMTDIKHPKIMVTGVMADRKPVDLHLFRNYTSASDILGIVTSISNRRIPPPQPEDQLVWRAARATGAAPSYFRAFGRFLDGGLIANNPTLDAMTEIHEYNMALRSAGRESEAVPVSVVVSLGTGHIPVTELKDIDVFRPESIWDTAKLAYGISTIGNLLVDQATCSDGRVVDRARAWCSTIGIPYYRFNPQLSEDIAMDEKDDQKLINMLWHTKAYMHNNRNKIIEMINFLK; encoded by the exons ATGTCGTGGTTGGCCTTTGGAGCTTTCGCTTCCGGCTTCG TTCTACAGCGCCTGCTGGGTGGCGATGTGCCACCAAATAAAGTTGTCGAGATCAAGAGCGAATCCCTGGGCACACTTCAGGTGCTCGCTCGCGATGATTCCATGGTCCTGTTTGCTCCACCCTTCAACAGCAATGACAAGCGTGCCGTCTATGAGATCATACTGCAACGTCCCACCTCCGATTCAAATACCACGTCCTTCAGTCTGTTTCGTTCGCCAGTTCAATCGGATGCCGAAGAGAAATTCAATACGTTCATGCAGCGGCTGCCCGTTTTTGTGGGCATCGTTAAGGAG TATTATAATGTGAATGGCTTGCAAAAGGTTTGCGATGCACTCTCGGAGAATCCCTCCTGGACGCTGGCCCATCTAGTTGCCTACTTCAATCTGCTGGAATACATCAGCAATCCGAAAGTGGTGCAGTGCATTGATGTAGCGGATCACACAACGCTCATGTCGCCATTTCAATTGGCCATCAAGCAGGGACACATTGAGATGGTCAAAGTGCTGCTGCCGTTCAGCAAAATGGAACACTTGGacatcaacagcaactcgGTGTTTCATTATGCAGCCAGCACAACCAAAGAGATTATTAAT CTGCTCACCGACAATAATACCGTTAACCTGAACCACCTCAATTCGGATGGCTACACGCCGCTGCACCTGGCATGCGTCACCGACAAGCCGGATAATGTGAAGGCGCTGCTGCTAGCCGGCGCCGATGTCAATCTGAATGCCAAGAACATTAGTAAACTGTATAAAACATCAACGCCCACATCGGTGGCCTCCTTCTTGCGCACCAATGCCAGCAAACTCTACACGCAGGATATGAAGTACGGTGGCACACCGTTGCATTGGTGCTCTTCCCGGGAAACGTTGCATGCTCTGATCATGGAGGGTTGCGATGTCAATGCCACAAATTTCGATGGACGCACTGCATTGCATGTGATGGTGGCACGCAATCGTTTCGAGTGCGTCGTCACGTTGCTTGCCCACGATGCGGATATTGATGTATTGGACACGGAAGGCAATGCTGCGTTGCATATTGCCATTGAGAAGAAACTGGTGCCAATTGTGCAGTGTCTTGTGGTTTTTGGCTGTGACATTAATCTAAAGAACAAAGATGGCAAAACACCTCGTCACATGGTAGGCAACGATGCCAGTGGCAACAAAGAGGATGAAATATTGTACATATTGCATTCGGTGGGTGCCAAACGCTGCTCGAACAGCAGCTCCAAATGTCCGCCTGGCTGCAATGCCAAGGGCACCTACAATGGCATACCGCCGGAGGCGCCGGAATCTGTGGAACAACGTGAGCACATTGAAAACATGTTGGCGACAACCAGTCGTCAAGTGGTCAGCGGTTTCCTCGGCGCAGCAGCGAATGGTTTACTGGACAAGCAACAGCCACCACCACA AATGCCCGTTGTCGTGGACACGGAGAAGGAACAAAAGGGTCAGAGCATCATGGACGCTTTGCTGGGCATGTTTACCACCAAAGTGAATGCGGAGGAGAAGGACAACTCATCGGGCAGTTTAGCCAGTGCCACAGCGACGCCACCCTCTGGCGCTGCCAGCCCCGAACAATTGCCTTCGCCCTCATCCCCAATAGCCGCCGAGGTGGGCGACAAGCCTTATGGTCGTGGTCGTCTGCTGTGCTTGGATGGCGGCGGCATTCGTGGCCTGGTCTTGGTGCAAATGCTGCTGGAGGTGGAGAAACTCTCGCGCACACCCATCATCCATATGTTTGACTGGATTGCCGGCACCAGCACTGGAGGCATTCTGGCCTTGGGACTTGGTTGCGGCAAGACGATGCGACAGTGCATGGGATTGTATTTGCGCATGAAGGAGCAATGCTTTGTAGGCTCGCGTCCCTACAATAGCGAATACTTTGAGGCGATACTTAAAGATAATCTCGGCGAGTTCAATGTGATGACGGATATTAAACATCCCAAGATCATGGTCACAGGCGTCATGGCCGATCGCAAACCCGTCGATCTGCATCTGTTTCGCAATTACACGAGTGCCAGCGACATTCTGGGCATTGTGACTTCCATAA GCAACCGTCGCATACCGCCACCACAACCGGAAGATCAGCTGGTGTGGCGTGCTGCACGTGCCACGGGAGCAGCTCCCTCGTATTTCCGTGCATTTGGTCGGTTCCTGGATGGCGGTTTGATTGCCAACAATCCCACGCTGGATGCCATGACTGAAATACATGAATATAATATGGCGTTGCGTAGTGCGGGTCGCGAATCGGAGGCTGTGCCTGTTTCCGTGGTGGTTTCATTGGGCACCGGTCATATACCGGTGACCGAACTCAAGGACATCGATGTGTTCCGGCCAGAGAGTATCTGGGATACCGCCAAGTTAGCCTACGGCATTTCAACAATTG GCAATCTGCTTGTGGATCAAGCCACCTGCTCCGATGGTCGTGTCGTGGATCGTGCACGCGCCTGGTGCAGCACCATTGGCATCCCCTACTATCGTTTCAATCCTCAACTGAGCGAGGACATTGCCATGGACGAAAAGGACGATCAGAAGCTGATCAATATGCTGTGGCACACCAAGGCGTATATGCACAATAATCGCAACAAAATCATCGAGATGATTAATTTCCTGAAATAG
- the LOC133841461 gene encoding peroxiredoxin-2: protein MNNNNKGCLALMLLLAAATTIKADENESCYSFAGGSVYPAGDPKGDHQLQYTKAVISKPAPPFEGTAVVNKEIVQLSLSQYLGKYVVLLFYPLDFTFVCPTEIIAFSDRIAEFRKINTEVIAASVDSHFTHLAWINTPRKEGGLGSVKIPLLSDLTHKISKDYGVYLEASGHALRGLFIIDQRGVLRQITMNDLPVGRSVDETIRLVQAFQYTDTHGEVCPAGWKPGADTIVPNPEEKTKYFAKNN from the exons atgaacaacaacaacaaaggctgCTTAGCCCTCATGTTGCTTctggcggcagcaacaacaatcaaggCCGATGAAAATGAATCCTGCTATTCGTTTGCTGGTGGTTCCGTTTATCCTGCCGGTGATCCCAAGGGCGATCATCAATTGCAGTACACGAAAGCAGTTA ttTCGAAGCCAGCTCCTCCATTCGAGGGGACCGCTGTTGTGAACAAGGAAATTGTTCAACTATCGCTCTCTCAATATCTGGGTAAATACGTCGTACTGCTTTTCTACCCGCTGGACTT CACATTCGTTTGCCCGACCGAAATTATCGCATTCTCCGATCGCATTGCTGAGTTCCGTAAGATCAACACTGAGGTGATTGCGGCTAGCGTTGATTCACACTTCACACACTTGGCCTGGATCAATACGCCACGTAAGGAAGGCGGCTTGGGCAGTGTTAAGATTCCACTGTTGTCCGATTTGACACACAAGATTAGCAAGGACTATGGAGTTTATCTGGAGGCTAGTGGCCATGCGTTGCGTGGTCTGTTCATCATCGATCAGCGCGGCGTGCTGCGCCAGATCACCATGAACGATCTGCCCGTGGGTCGCTCGGTGGATGAGACTATTCGTTTGGTTCAGGCCTTCCAGTACACTGATACCCATGGTGAAGTGTGTCCAGCTGGCTGGAAACCAGGCGCAGATACC ATTGTGCCCAATCCGGAGGAGAAGACCAAGTACTTTGCCAAGAACAATTAA
- the LOC133841949 gene encoding ankyrin repeat domain-containing protein 54 produces MSNERVDTGNDEVPMPVAVQEQEQAEMEPSISMSMPTMPVSKGIMITPPPPVMPPTPTSSPNTHGEWPNLNPNANPFQLSRDRSGTGEREHFALPHLPPLPLNVDYLPSLIHPSTLPSSSKSFKMRPRMKRLMYCSYNNILTESNNRKLRTAASTCNIELLNRILESGGNPNAADEYNRSPLHLAACRGYIPIVQQLLKFGANPNVIDSLGNTPLHLAVISASSNNFNVVVRVLLQGGASVHMFDRSGKSPLELAEAKLRLLRNRYDHPTPETAKILEDMCMLTTLILRYMVKQQRELEDLSALEKRLQNLSTSDDQEQVVSQTADELLASVERLSINNK; encoded by the coding sequence ATGTCCAATGAGCGTGTGGACACGGGCAACGACGAAGTGCCAATGCCAGTGGCAGTACAAGAACAAGAGCAGGCTGAAATGGAGCCCAGCATATCCATGTCCATGCCCACGATGCCTGTGTCGAAGGGCATTATGATAACGCCACCGCCACCAGTGATGCCCCCAACGCCGACATCGTCGCCCAACACACACGGCGAATGGCCCAATCTGAATCCCAATGCCAATCCATTCCAGCTGAGCAGAGATCGCAGCGGAACGGGGGAACGGGAACACTTTGCATTGCCGCATctgccgccgctgccactTAACGTTGACTATCTGCCGAGCCTAATACATCCCAGCACCCTGCCATCGAGCAGCAAGAGCTTCAAGATGCGTCCGCGCATGAAGCGTCTGATGTACTGCAGCTACAATAACATCCTAACCGAGTCCAATAATCGCAAATTGCGCACCGCCGCCTCCACCTGCAATATTGAGCTGCTCAATCGCATACTGGAATCGGGCGGCAATCCCAATGCCGCCGATGAATACAATCGCAGTCCATTGCATTTGGCTGCATGTCGTGGCTATATACCCATTGTGCAACAGCTGCTCAAATTTGGAGCCAATCCCAATGTGATTGATTCGCTGGGCAATACACCGCTCCATCTGGCGGTTATTTCGGCCAGCTCCAATAACTTCAATGTGGTTGTGCGTGTGCTCCTGCAAGGTGGCGCCAGTGTGCACATGTTTGACCGCAGCGGCAAGTCGCCATTGGAGTTGGCCGAGGCGAAATTGCGACTGCTGCGCAATCGCTACGATCATCCCACACCTGAGACCGCCAAGATCCTTGAGGATATGTGCATGCTAACCACTCTCATATTGCGCTACATGGTAAAGCAGCAGCGAGAGCTGGAGGATCTTTCAGCGCTGGAGAAGCGACTGCAGAACCTGAGCACCAGTGATGATCAAGAGCAGGTGGTGTCCCAGACGGCTGACGAGCTGCTCGCCAGTGTCGAGCGTTTATCCATCAACAACAAGTAG
- the LOC133841460 gene encoding phospholipid scramblase 2 produces MMQMKEYKEVPQDAPPAAPGDNSKSPEPWMSIPVGSNCPQGLEYLTVLDQLLVSQKIEKLELLTGFEAANRFKVKNSLGQNVYSAYEESNCCTRNCLGPARPFEMKILDNFQNEVFHLTRPFRCDALCCFPSCLNILEVSAPPGQVIGTVEQECTFLRPKFVIKNTFGDVVLRIEGPLCPWKCFSDTNMKVFSVNNEQIGKITKQWSGLGRELFTDADYFSVTFPLSLDVRMKALLLAAVFLIDIMYYEH; encoded by the exons atgaTGCAGATGAAAGAATACAAAGAAGTGCCGCAAGACGCGCCACCTGCCGCACCTGGCGATAATAGTAAAAGCCCTG AGCCATGGATGAGCATTCCAGTGGGAAGCAACTGTCCCCAAGGCCTTGAGTACTTGACGGTGCTTGACCAGTTGTTGGTCTCGCAGAAAATCGAGAAACTGGAGCTACTCACTGGCTTTGAGGCAGCGAATCGCTTTAAGGTGAAGAACTCTTTGGGACAGAATGTCTACTCCGCGTACGAAGAGAGCAATTGCTGCACTCGCAACTGCTTGGGCCCAGCTCGTCCATTTGAGATGAAGATCTTGGATAATTTCCAAAACGAAGTGTTTCATCTGACCCGTCCATTTCGCTGCGATGCCTTGTGCTGTTTCCCCAGCTGCTTGAATATCTTGGAAGTATCAGCACCACCAGGTCAAGTGATTGGCACTGTGGAGCAGGAGTGCACATTCCTTAGACCCAAGTTTGTGATTAAGAATACTTTCGGCGATGTTGTGCTCAGAATTGAGGGTCCCCTATGCCCTTGGAAATGCTTCAGTGATACCAACATGAAG GTATTCAGCGTAAACAACGAACAAATTGGCAAGATAACCAAACAATGGTCCGGACTTGGACGCGAACTGTTTACCGATGCCGATTACTTTAGCGTCACATTTCCCCTCAGTCTGGATGTGCGCATGAAGGCGCTGCTCTTAGCCGCCGTATTCTTAATC GACATTATGTATTACGAGCATTAG